In Chloroherpetonaceae bacterium, the sequence TTCCCAATAGAAATTCTTCCCTCATTGCCTATACGCAGCGCGACCCGCAAAATCGAATCCAAATTTGGGTTATTGATATGGCAAATCCTAATAATGAAATGCAAATCACCAGTGGAAATTTAGGGGTTTATAGCGGTACAAACAGTTCCCCGATTACTCTTTCGATTCAGCGTTGGTTTTGGCCTGTTCCCGGTGCCGGAAGCAACACTTCCGGACTTCCGGAAATGATTTATGGTTTTATGAATTCAAATAATAAACTCCAAATCAGAAGCGCGAATTTCACCACGGGCAGCCCGGTCATTACGGATGTTACTAATGACATTTATGACCATATTGATGATTTTACCGCAGTCATGAACAATGAAAAATATCTGCTTGGGGGTATCAATAATTCAGGAGAAGGACGATTGTATAAATTCAATGGAAATCTATATACTGAGCAGCAATCCATCAAGCCTACGCCACAAACTTTTTTAAATGCGACGACTTGCAGTTCCTTTGAAATATTTAATTGGAAAGGAAAATATTATGCGCTTTATCAAATCCTTGATAACAATACTTCTGCTCTGCCCACCGGTGCAAACCAAGAAACGTGGGTATGCTCGTTACTCGAAACCGATGTTAATTTTATGGTCACGCCTAAAACCGCCAATGTTCGATTAGACCCCGAATTCTACCTTGCCAATGAAAAACTTTTCATTTTTTACTCTGCACGCTTACCAAATGGAAAACGCGAGTTACGAAAAGCAGAAATAAACTTATAAATCCCACACCTGCAAAAGATCCCTCGAAAAGAGGAAACTTTTACACCAAAAAGAAAGGGCAGAGAACACTGCCCTTTTTTCAAAAAATGTCAAAAAAGTAGTCTTGGTCATTTGGAATTTTTTAATAAAAACACTAAACTCAAAACATCTCAATTCGATCATCAGAAACCTTCACCGTTTCCCGATGTTCTGATCGTTCTCTCTATCGCTGCTCTGCCCAAATCTGGTGCGCTTCCACGCCCGAAATCCCGCGTAAGCTCAACCACCTTTAAGGCATTTTAAGTGATGCGTGAGTGCGAGCGTTGAGATATTATAATTCTCATAAACATAAAACACTCTTTATATGCCTATCACGTATTATTTGCAACCGAATCCGGTTACGCCCGACCCGAACGACCAATCGGCGCGTGTTCTTGCGAATTCATCCTTCAACTTGGATGATATTGTTTCTAAAATGGTGCGGCGCGGCACCTTGGTTACCGAAACCGACGCCCGTGCTGTACTCAATCTTTTCTTTGATGTGGTGACGGATGAAATTGTCGATGGCAATTTTGTTAATCTACCGCTCGTCAATATCCGCTCGGGAATCTCAGGCGTTTTTGAAAGCGCAACCGATTCTTACGACCCCTCTCGCCATACACTCCGCGCAACGCTTTCTTCCGGCACCCTGCTTGCGGAAAAAATGCAAAACGCCAGACCCGAAAAAAC encodes:
- a CDS encoding DNA-binding domain-containing protein codes for the protein MPITYYLQPNPVTPDPNDQSARVLANSSFNLDDIVSKMVRRGTLVTETDARAVLNLFFDVVTDEIVDGNFVNLPLVNIRSGISGVFESATDSYDPSRHTLRATLSSGTLLAEKMQNARPEKTLQPTPTPVLLEFFNINTNTANGVISPNGIGQIVGEELKFNPSNAQEGIFFVATGGAETRVQVVASRTEGRLVFSIPTLTAGNYTLEVRRAYTKDNVIRKGALSDTLRVV